AAAGCTTACGTTTTGAAGATCTACTTAAGTTTCCACTTATTTTTCTAGAGAAGAAATCCAACTCAAGAAATTATGTAGAAAATTATTTACTGTCGAAAGGAATTCAAATTGCACCTGAGTTTGAACTCGGCTCGCATGATTTAGTGCTTGAATTTGCACGTAGTAATTTAGGGATTGCTTGTGTAACTAAAGAGTTTTCACAGGATTATTTGCAACGAGGACTACTATATGAGCTTCCATTAACAGAAAGCATTCCAAATCGTAGCATTGGTATGTGTTATTTAAAAAGTGTTCCATTGTCCCGTGCTGCTACAAAATTTATAGAGATTATCGAGCGTAAACAGGCTCGTAAAACGATAAACCCTAGAACATTAAAATAAGCTTAGCGACTAAAATATAGCCAGCTAAGCTTTTTTTATGTCTCATTTTTCCTCGTAATAAATTCAATAAGTGCTTCAACATTCCGTTTATTCTTCATCGTAGGTGAGTGAAGGTAAGAAAAAGTCCGCATAAAACGTTGTTCCGCAAGTGGCAAAATGGCAATATCGCCATTTCGTATATCACGCTCAATAACACTGCCAGACAGTAAAGACAGGCCGAGTCCTTCAATGACACTTTCCTTCACGCCTTGATTGCTACTAATTGTTAGAAGTGAATGTACTTGAAGACCATTTGTGCGAAATAGATGGTCTAAATAATTGCGTGTTCCTGAGCCAACTTCTCGTGCAACCCATTTTTGTCGTTGTAATTGTGAAATAGTAATAGAGGGTTGCTCAGCAAGGGAATTGTTACTTGCACTAACTATAAATAATTCATCTTGCATAAATGGCTGAATGACGAGCTCATTGTCATGTGCTTGCCCCTCTATAAGCCCAATATCTACTTGTAATAGCTTGGTAAATTGAATAATTTCATCTGTATTGCCAATAATAACTTGTAACTCTAATTGAGGAAATTGTTGTTGAAGTTTTGACAAAATGGATGGCAGAATATTTTCGCCAATCGTAAAGCTTGCTCCAATAATGAGCGTTCCTTGAATAGAGTGATGATATGCTAAAATATCTTCCTGTGCAGCCTCCGCAATGGCCATAATTTGCTTTGCACGTTTATATAAAATTTCACCAGTAGGAGTAATTTGCACAGACTTTGGCGAGCGAATAAATAATGTCGTGTGAAACTCTTGTTCAAGGTTTTTAATATGTAGACTCACACTAGGTTGGGAAATATGTAAAATTTCTGAGGCTTTCGTAAAATTGTTTACTTCAACTAATGTAATAAAAGTTTTTAACGCATCGTATTGCATCACATCACCCCTTATAATTAGAAAAATTAATGATAGTAATTATATATATGTATTTTACTAATGATTACCTTTTTTATAAAGTAATATTCATAAAGAATGAAAGAAGTGGACAGCATGGAACAACAACAAGGGATTAAGAAATTCCTAACGCCACCTTTTATAAAGGGCATTATATTGACGTTGGGCCTTGCCTTAGTGGCTAAGTATATTTCTACATTTCCTTTCTTCTCAATTTTAGGGCAGCTTGTGATAGCAATTATACTAGGTATGGCTTGGAGAGCAGCGTTTAGTGTGCCAGATGCGTGGCAAACAGGTATATCCTTTTCGAGTAAAAAACTATTGCGTTTCGGTATTATTTTGCTTGGTATGCGGTTGAACTTAGCTGATATTTATCATGCAGGGGCAGGCGTTTTTCTTATTGCATTCATCAATTTAGTATTTGCACTGTTTGTTGTTTACGGCTTAACGAAGATATTTAATGTAGATAAAAAGCTCGGCATTTTAACAGCCTGCGGGACAGCTATTTGTGGGGCTGCGGCTGTAGTTGCAATTGCGCCTCAAATTAAAGCAAATGAAAAAGAAACAGCAGTAGGTGCAGCGATTGTAGCGTTGCTTGGTACAGTATTTACACTTGTTTATACGCTGTTGTATTCAATATTTGGTTTAACGCCAACCGAATATGGTATTTTTGCGGGAGGTACATTACATGAAATAGCTCATGTCATTGCAGCAGCGTCTGCAGGTGGTGATGAGGCTGTTGATATGGCAGTCATAGTAAAATTAACTCGCGTAGCATTACTTGTGCCAGTGGCAATAGTAATCGGTATTATGTATCAAAGAAGGGATAAAGAACAAGGAAATAAAGCATTTTCTCTTTCTATTATTCCTTGGTTTATTCTAGGGTTTTTAGTAATGAGCGGGATTAATTCATTAGGAATAGTACCACCAGCAGTTGCGCAAACTTTTGTGAACTGTGCGTATATTTTAATTGCGATGGCGATGGCAGGATTAGGATTAAATGTAGAGATTAAAACGTTTAAGCAATTGGGCATTAAAGCATTTATCGCAGGATTAATCGGTTCTGTTTGTTTATCAGTTGTCGGCTACATTTTAGTAGTCGTGTTTCAATAATTGTGTGAGTGACTGACACTTGTATTCCATATTACCTGGGGAATATTCAAAATTGTGTGAGTGCCTGGCACTTAAATTAAAAAACCATGCATATTTCTAGAAATATGCATGGTTTTTTAGATAGAATCAGAAGATATTTAAAAGGTTTACAATTCGTTATTAGCTTTGTGCTTCGATAGAAGAAGCAAGCTCAGCAATAACAATTTTACTGCCGATAATAGGGCT
The genomic region above belongs to Lysinibacillus sp. FSL W8-0992 and contains:
- a CDS encoding YeiH family protein → MEQQQGIKKFLTPPFIKGIILTLGLALVAKYISTFPFFSILGQLVIAIILGMAWRAAFSVPDAWQTGISFSSKKLLRFGIILLGMRLNLADIYHAGAGVFLIAFINLVFALFVVYGLTKIFNVDKKLGILTACGTAICGAAAVVAIAPQIKANEKETAVGAAIVALLGTVFTLVYTLLYSIFGLTPTEYGIFAGGTLHEIAHVIAAASAGGDEAVDMAVIVKLTRVALLVPVAIVIGIMYQRRDKEQGNKAFSLSIIPWFILGFLVMSGINSLGIVPPAVAQTFVNCAYILIAMAMAGLGLNVEIKTFKQLGIKAFIAGLIGSVCLSVVGYILVVVFQ
- a CDS encoding LysR family transcriptional regulator, yielding MQYDALKTFITLVEVNNFTKASEILHISQPSVSLHIKNLEQEFHTTLFIRSPKSVQITPTGEILYKRAKQIMAIAEAAQEDILAYHHSIQGTLIIGASFTIGENILPSILSKLQQQFPQLELQVIIGNTDEIIQFTKLLQVDIGLIEGQAHDNELVIQPFMQDELFIVSASNNSLAEQPSITISQLQRQKWVAREVGSGTRNYLDHLFRTNGLQVHSLLTISSNQGVKESVIEGLGLSLLSGSVIERDIRNGDIAILPLAEQRFMRTFSYLHSPTMKNKRNVEALIEFITRKNET